The Streptomyces albofaciens JCM 4342 genome has a segment encoding these proteins:
- a CDS encoding pyridoxamine 5'-phosphate oxidase family protein, whose protein sequence is MLPAMARHDRERFLAEPRVGVLGVADTRSGDRAPLIVPVWYGYEPGGEVVVETGRGTVKARLLRSAGRFSLCAQDEGRPYRYVSVEGPITAEDPVDPAVREALAHRYLDAEEARAYLTATADQLKDDVLFRMRPERWRSADFAAFAADFAEGAAAEGPGGSGAAG, encoded by the coding sequence ATGCTGCCCGCCATGGCGCGCCACGACCGTGAACGCTTCCTCGCCGAACCGCGCGTCGGCGTCCTGGGTGTCGCCGACACCAGAAGCGGGGACCGGGCGCCCCTGATCGTGCCGGTCTGGTACGGCTACGAGCCCGGCGGCGAGGTCGTGGTGGAGACGGGCCGCGGGACCGTCAAGGCCCGGCTGCTGCGCTCCGCCGGGCGGTTCAGCCTGTGCGCGCAGGACGAGGGGCGTCCGTACCGGTACGTCAGCGTCGAGGGCCCCATCACGGCGGAGGACCCGGTGGACCCGGCCGTGCGCGAGGCCCTGGCCCACCGGTACCTGGACGCCGAGGAGGCGCGCGCCTACCTGACGGCGACCGCGGACCAGCTCAAGGACGACGTCCTCTTCCGTATGCGCCCGGAGCGCTGGCGCAGCGCCGACTTCGCCGCCTTCGCGGCGGACTTCGCCGAGGGGGCCGCCGCCGAGGGCCCCGGCGGCAGCGGCGCCGCGGGCTGA
- a CDS encoding MDR family NADP-dependent oxidoreductase, whose protein sequence is MTAPTALPATHREVHLTARPSGTPSEEHFTLVTAPVPVPGPGQVLIRTTVLGVPVVLSELVRGRDDLPMPPFDLGACVPGPSIGEVVDPGGSGLRVGDLVSTRTGGWREYAALGTDAVQRLDLDALPDPAAHLTQGAAAYLGVVRAGEVRAGDTVFVTSAAGAVGSLAGQIARLRGAGRVIGSTGSQRKADTLTKELGYDAAVLRGAGPVEEQLRAAAPDGVDVVIDQVAGDQLKAAVAVARSGARIALIGALAGQLGDTPTIDLDPVALITRSITLRGATLFDHLDIVPEWTEFFGRGLRDGTLTFPRTVLKGLDQAPRALRELIAGRHTGTVHVEL, encoded by the coding sequence ATGACCGCGCCCACCGCCCTCCCCGCGACCCACCGCGAGGTCCACCTCACCGCGCGCCCCTCGGGCACCCCCTCCGAGGAGCACTTCACGCTCGTCACGGCTCCGGTGCCCGTGCCCGGCCCCGGGCAGGTGCTGATCCGTACCACGGTGCTGGGTGTGCCCGTCGTGCTCAGCGAACTGGTCCGCGGCCGCGACGACCTGCCGATGCCGCCGTTCGACCTGGGTGCCTGTGTGCCGGGGCCCAGCATCGGCGAGGTCGTCGACCCGGGCGGCAGCGGTCTGCGGGTGGGAGACCTCGTCAGCACCCGGACGGGCGGCTGGCGGGAGTACGCCGCGCTGGGCACCGACGCCGTCCAGCGCCTGGACCTCGACGCGCTGCCCGACCCGGCCGCTCATCTGACGCAGGGCGCCGCCGCCTACCTGGGCGTCGTGCGCGCCGGTGAAGTCCGCGCGGGCGACACCGTGTTCGTGACCAGCGCGGCCGGGGCGGTGGGCTCGCTGGCCGGGCAGATCGCCAGGCTGCGCGGCGCGGGGCGGGTCATCGGCTCCACCGGTTCGCAGCGCAAGGCCGACACCCTGACCAAGGAACTCGGCTACGACGCCGCGGTCCTGCGCGGTGCCGGACCGGTCGAGGAGCAGCTGCGCGCGGCGGCGCCCGACGGGGTCGACGTGGTGATCGACCAGGTGGCCGGCGACCAGCTGAAGGCGGCCGTGGCCGTGGCCCGGAGCGGGGCGCGGATCGCGCTGATCGGGGCCCTGGCCGGACAGCTCGGTGACACGCCCACCATCGACCTCGACCCCGTGGCCCTGATCACGCGCAGCATCACCCTGCGCGGCGCGACCCTGTTCGACCACCTCGACATCGTCCCCGAGTGGACCGAGTTCTTCGGGCGTGGGCTGCGCGACGGCACCCTCACCTTCCCCCGTACCGTGCTGAAGGGTCTCGACCAGGCCCCGCGCGCCCTCCGCGAGCTGATAGCGGGCCGGCACACCGGCACCGTCCACGTCGAGCTGTGA
- a CDS encoding beta-ketoacyl-[acyl-carrier-protein] synthase family protein, with protein sequence MSEPVAVTGMGLLTPAGAGGRAMWECLCQGRSTAATDPALKDMPVDFSCRVPGFDPAGVKAIAWRTNRFIQLAVVAARMAVADAALTPERWDRRRIGVVLGVGAASMEHWPGESEKLLQGRLRGVSPLALPRSIPNMAAGEVALDLGVTGPNLTVSTACASGASALGVAKDLLAADRCDVVLAGGAESPRASKMVALCFSRMSVLSRRCQDPGRASRPFDADRDGFVLGEGAAVLVLEKAGHARARRAGVQAWLAGYGASADAHHPTTPDPQGKGAAAAIDAALTEAGLRTGDIDHVNAHGSATDFNDLFEARTLNRVFDRPPPVTANKGALGHGIGAAGAIEAACGVLTLQHQLIPPVANLTRLDPRIDLDVVAGTPRPQGVEAVLSNSFGFGGQNAVLILTRA encoded by the coding sequence ATGAGCGAGCCCGTGGCCGTGACCGGGATGGGCCTGCTCACACCGGCCGGCGCCGGAGGCCGGGCGATGTGGGAATGCCTGTGCCAGGGCCGGTCCACCGCGGCGACCGACCCCGCCCTCAAGGACATGCCGGTCGACTTCTCCTGCCGGGTGCCCGGCTTCGACCCGGCCGGTGTGAAGGCCATCGCATGGCGTACGAACCGTTTCATCCAGCTGGCGGTGGTGGCCGCCCGGATGGCGGTCGCCGACGCCGCGCTGACGCCGGAACGGTGGGACCGGCGCCGCATCGGCGTCGTGCTGGGGGTCGGCGCCGCCAGCATGGAGCACTGGCCCGGCGAGAGCGAGAAGCTGCTCCAAGGGCGGCTGCGTGGCGTCTCCCCGCTGGCGCTGCCGCGTTCCATCCCCAACATGGCCGCCGGAGAGGTCGCCCTGGACCTGGGGGTGACCGGCCCCAACCTGACCGTCTCCACCGCGTGCGCCTCGGGAGCCAGCGCGCTCGGCGTGGCCAAGGACCTGCTGGCCGCCGACCGCTGCGATGTGGTGCTGGCCGGCGGGGCCGAATCCCCCAGGGCGTCGAAGATGGTGGCCCTGTGCTTCTCCCGGATGTCGGTGCTGTCCCGGCGGTGCCAGGACCCAGGGCGCGCCTCCCGGCCCTTCGACGCGGACCGGGACGGGTTCGTGCTGGGGGAGGGCGCGGCGGTCCTCGTACTGGAGAAGGCCGGGCACGCCCGCGCCCGCCGGGCCGGCGTACAGGCCTGGCTGGCGGGCTACGGTGCTTCCGCCGACGCCCACCACCCCACCACGCCCGACCCGCAGGGCAAGGGCGCCGCGGCCGCCATCGACGCCGCGCTGACCGAGGCCGGCCTGCGGACCGGCGACATCGACCACGTCAACGCCCACGGCTCCGCCACCGACTTCAACGACCTGTTCGAAGCCCGCACCCTGAACCGGGTCTTCGACCGGCCGCCGCCGGTCACCGCGAACAAGGGCGCGCTGGGCCACGGGATCGGTGCCGCCGGCGCCATCGAGGCCGCGTGCGGCGTGCTGACCCTGCAGCACCAGCTGATCCCGCCGGTGGCGAACCTCACGCGCCTCGATCCGCGTATCGACCTCGACGTCGTGGCCGGTACGCCCCGTCCGCAGGGCGTGGAAGCGGTGCTGAGCAACTCCTTCGGCTTCGGCGGGCAGAACGCCGTACTGATCCTCACCCGGGCCTGA
- a CDS encoding acyl carrier protein — MTSRLFPHLASELEQAFGIDRAAATPETTIEALGLDSLALMELVVRYEDEHGAELPDTADGRLGTTSTLADICAVLEQALPDEHRTPRPTGGTPS, encoded by the coding sequence ATGACCAGCCGCCTCTTTCCGCACCTGGCCAGCGAGCTGGAGCAGGCCTTCGGCATCGACCGTGCGGCCGCCACGCCCGAGACCACGATCGAAGCGCTGGGCCTGGACTCGCTGGCGCTGATGGAACTGGTGGTGCGTTACGAGGACGAGCACGGCGCCGAGCTGCCCGACACGGCCGACGGCCGGCTGGGCACCACGTCGACGCTCGCCGACATCTGCGCCGTACTCGAACAGGCACTGCCCGACGAACACCGGACGCCCCGGCCCACCGGGGGCACGCCGTCATGA
- a CDS encoding amino acid adenylation domain-containing protein gives MTDVYAPIRPLFRPAAPAAAGTSASGYPRNSRIQELFEAQAAARPHAPAARHGERTVTYGQLDAHADALAARLTACGARPGDLIGVCGSRSLEALVALVGILKAGCAYVPLDEDLPPARLRAMAEDAGLRVAVTLPGSTRRVRGLRASVEAGTLDRPAGGPPPGTEAPRPGSATDCAYVAFTSGTTGRPKPVAISHRGVVRLVLSDAELSPPAPGDGVLHAYGLSSDASTIEIWGALLTGACLVLADREELLSPAALERLIHEHGVTVAYLTTSVFHLVARTRPEALARLRFVSAGGEAMDPRLANAVLAACPGTTVVNFYGPTENAVVSTAHVLGLLPDDAAHVPLGRPFGASTCHVVRPDGSVARPGEEGELYVGGDGLALGYLGDPKLTAERFISLPAVEPDGPLYRTGDRAVRHADGRLEYRGRTDRQVKLRGVRIELDEVEARLRAHPEVGEAAVEAEAGALTAYLTATAPGGLLPLSAVRAYCAQWLPPQAVPELVPLDRFPVASGGKIDRARLKSAAPRPVPGSGAVAAQATDEPKAEGLLGVLTEVWQRVLRVRPTPQDDFFLLGGDSLLASETVTRTLAVLGLDAALGSSLIRALLAAPTLESFAAAVDEARGGSGGTADGRPAVDFVRESELGFALPPAQGPEPHPHDPKNVLLTGASGFVGGFLLHQLLRATAARVHCPVRATTPAHARQRVHTALARYGLHLDEADWQRVECFPGDLTQPRLGLGADHAETLARDLDLIVHNGARVNFLYPYEQLRPANVDGTREVIRIAAPRRVPVHFISTVAVVAGFGTAGVTEVDEDLPLDHADGLTMGYAESKWVGEGVLRHASAQGLPVAVYRPYEVTGDRTHGACNTETAICSLIKMIAETGLAPDIELPMDFVPVDHLAESVVHIATRRLADGRVYHLTNPRPAMLSDVLDRMRAAGFGLRVLPYDQWVGELVRHVAENPTSATAPFVSLCVDRSRNADMSVKEMYLAGTFPALGRRNAEEALAGSGLHCPPVDATLLDRYLEYFFTSGYLTRPEPAPVHGKSYTASHTDTPGSEHTA, from the coding sequence ATGACCGACGTCTACGCTCCGATACGCCCGCTGTTCCGGCCCGCGGCACCGGCGGCCGCCGGCACGTCCGCGTCCGGCTACCCGCGGAACAGCCGTATCCAGGAGCTGTTCGAGGCGCAGGCGGCGGCTCGGCCGCACGCCCCGGCGGCCCGGCACGGGGAGCGCACCGTGACCTACGGGCAGCTCGACGCCCACGCCGACGCCTTGGCGGCGCGCCTGACCGCCTGCGGAGCCCGGCCCGGTGACCTGATCGGCGTGTGCGGCAGCCGCTCGCTGGAAGCGCTGGTGGCGCTGGTGGGCATCCTCAAGGCCGGCTGCGCGTACGTACCGCTGGACGAGGACCTGCCCCCGGCCCGCCTGCGGGCCATGGCCGAGGACGCGGGACTGCGGGTCGCGGTCACCTTGCCGGGCAGCACCCGCCGGGTACGCGGGCTACGCGCGTCGGTCGAGGCCGGCACCCTCGACCGGCCCGCCGGCGGCCCTCCGCCCGGCACCGAAGCGCCCCGCCCCGGTTCCGCCACCGACTGCGCCTACGTGGCGTTCACCTCCGGTACGACCGGCCGCCCCAAGCCCGTCGCGATCTCCCACCGGGGTGTGGTCCGCCTGGTCCTGTCCGACGCCGAACTCTCCCCGCCCGCCCCGGGGGACGGGGTGCTGCACGCCTACGGCCTGTCCTCCGACGCCTCGACGATCGAGATCTGGGGCGCACTGCTCACCGGCGCCTGCCTGGTCCTCGCCGACCGGGAGGAACTGCTCTCGCCTGCCGCCCTGGAGCGGCTGATCCATGAGCACGGCGTCACCGTGGCGTACCTGACGACGAGCGTCTTCCACCTGGTGGCCCGGACCCGCCCCGAGGCCCTGGCCCGGCTGCGCTTCGTCTCCGCGGGCGGCGAGGCGATGGACCCGCGCCTGGCGAACGCCGTCCTCGCGGCGTGCCCCGGCACCACCGTCGTCAACTTCTACGGGCCGACCGAGAACGCCGTCGTCTCCACCGCCCACGTGCTCGGCCTCCTGCCCGACGACGCGGCGCACGTCCCCCTGGGGCGCCCCTTCGGCGCCTCAACCTGCCACGTCGTGCGCCCCGACGGCTCGGTCGCACGACCGGGGGAGGAGGGGGAGCTGTACGTGGGCGGCGACGGGCTGGCCCTGGGCTACCTCGGCGACCCGAAGCTGACCGCCGAACGGTTCATATCCCTCCCCGCCGTGGAGCCGGACGGCCCGCTGTACCGGACCGGCGACCGCGCCGTACGGCACGCCGACGGGCGGCTGGAGTACCGCGGCCGCACCGACCGGCAGGTCAAGCTGCGCGGCGTACGCATCGAACTCGACGAGGTGGAAGCCCGATTACGAGCCCACCCCGAGGTGGGCGAAGCGGCCGTCGAGGCCGAAGCCGGCGCCCTGACCGCGTACCTCACCGCCACCGCCCCCGGCGGCCTGCTGCCCCTGTCCGCCGTGCGCGCGTACTGCGCCCAGTGGCTGCCCCCGCAGGCCGTCCCCGAGCTGGTGCCCTTGGACCGCTTCCCGGTGGCCAGCGGCGGAAAGATCGACCGGGCCCGCCTGAAGTCCGCCGCACCACGCCCGGTCCCGGGCAGCGGCGCCGTGGCGGCGCAGGCCACGGACGAGCCGAAGGCCGAGGGACTGCTCGGCGTCCTGACCGAAGTGTGGCAGCGGGTACTGCGCGTACGGCCCACGCCCCAGGACGACTTCTTCCTCCTCGGCGGCGACTCCCTGCTCGCCTCGGAGACCGTCACCCGCACCCTCGCCGTGCTCGGCCTCGACGCCGCCCTCGGCTCCTCGCTCATCAGGGCCCTGCTGGCCGCACCCACACTCGAAAGCTTCGCCGCCGCCGTGGACGAGGCCCGGGGCGGCTCCGGCGGGACAGCGGACGGGCGACCGGCCGTCGACTTCGTCCGGGAAAGCGAACTCGGCTTCGCCCTCCCGCCCGCCCAAGGCCCCGAACCGCACCCGCACGACCCGAAGAACGTCCTGCTCACCGGCGCTTCGGGGTTCGTCGGCGGCTTCCTGCTGCACCAACTGCTGCGCGCGACGGCCGCCCGCGTCCACTGCCCCGTACGGGCGACGACCCCGGCCCACGCCCGGCAGCGGGTGCACACCGCGCTCGCCCGCTACGGGCTGCACCTCGACGAGGCCGACTGGCAGCGCGTGGAGTGCTTCCCCGGCGACCTGACCCAGCCGCGGCTCGGTCTCGGCGCCGACCACGCCGAGACCCTGGCCCGCGACCTGGACCTGATCGTGCACAACGGCGCGCGGGTCAACTTCCTCTACCCCTACGAGCAGCTGCGCCCGGCCAACGTCGACGGCACCCGCGAGGTCATCCGGATCGCGGCGCCCCGCCGGGTGCCGGTGCACTTCATCTCCACCGTCGCCGTCGTCGCCGGCTTCGGCACCGCCGGGGTGACCGAGGTGGACGAGGACCTGCCGCTCGACCACGCCGACGGGCTGACGATGGGCTACGCGGAGAGCAAGTGGGTCGGCGAAGGGGTGCTGCGCCACGCGTCGGCGCAGGGACTGCCGGTGGCCGTGTACCGGCCGTACGAGGTGACGGGCGACCGCACGCACGGCGCGTGCAACACCGAGACGGCCATCTGCTCGCTGATCAAGATGATCGCCGAGACCGGGCTGGCGCCCGACATCGAGCTGCCGATGGACTTCGTCCCCGTCGACCACCTCGCCGAGTCCGTGGTGCACATCGCCACCCGCCGCCTCGCCGACGGCCGGGTGTACCACCTGACCAACCCCCGCCCGGCCATGCTGTCCGACGTCCTCGACCGGATGCGCGCCGCGGGCTTCGGCCTGCGCGTACTCCCGTACGACCAGTGGGTCGGCGAGCTGGTGCGGCACGTCGCCGAGAACCCGACGAGCGCCACGGCGCCCTTCGTGTCCCTGTGCGTGGACCGCAGCCGCAACGCCGACATGTCCGTCAAGGAGATGTACCTCGCGGGCACCTTCCCGGCCCTGGGGCGGCGCAACGCCGAGGAGGCGCTGGCCGGCAGCGGACTGCACTGCCCGCCGGTCGACGCCACACTGCTGGACCGGTACCTGGAGTACTTCTTCACCTCCGGCTACCTCACACGTCCGGAGCCCGCGCCGGTCCACGGCAAGTCGTACACCGCGTCCCACACCGACACACCGGGATCGGAGCACACCGCATGA
- a CDS encoding alpha/beta fold hydrolase encodes MTAIHMTVWDETGGKGAPAVFVHNIFTWGSDETYGFAAQRPLADRYRLLLVDRRGYGRSPDTPRSDFDTDADDLVDLLARQDGGAHLVGHGNGGLAAMLAAGRRPDLVRSLTLIQPSAFSAAAGHPAIEAMLERVRGSAGVPESVTAEQYLRASTEGIGMPMPDPTPQRLRAVATSMRERPVWEATVPLEPLRAAPWPTLVICGTWQHAPELYRTYVGEALTACAEAVADAVGARLLRVPGYYPHTQEPAAVNAALRELWDGRPSA; translated from the coding sequence ATGACCGCGATACACATGACGGTGTGGGACGAGACCGGCGGCAAGGGGGCCCCGGCGGTCTTCGTGCACAACATCTTCACGTGGGGGAGCGACGAGACGTACGGGTTCGCGGCCCAGCGGCCGCTGGCCGACCGCTACCGCCTGCTGCTGGTGGACCGCCGTGGCTACGGCCGCAGCCCCGACACGCCCCGCAGCGACTTCGACACCGACGCCGACGACTTGGTGGACCTGCTGGCGCGGCAGGACGGAGGCGCGCATCTGGTCGGCCATGGCAACGGTGGCCTGGCGGCCATGCTCGCCGCCGGACGCCGTCCCGACCTCGTACGGTCCCTGACGCTGATCCAGCCCTCCGCGTTCTCCGCGGCCGCCGGCCACCCGGCCATCGAGGCCATGCTGGAACGGGTGCGGGGCAGCGCCGGAGTGCCGGAATCGGTGACGGCGGAGCAGTATCTGCGTGCTTCCACGGAGGGCATCGGCATGCCCATGCCCGACCCCACGCCGCAGCGCCTCCGTGCCGTGGCCACCTCGATGCGCGAACGTCCGGTGTGGGAAGCGACGGTGCCCCTGGAACCGTTGCGGGCCGCACCGTGGCCGACCCTGGTGATCTGCGGGACCTGGCAGCATGCGCCGGAGCTGTACCGCACGTACGTGGGCGAAGCGCTGACCGCCTGCGCCGAGGCCGTGGCCGACGCGGTCGGCGCCCGGCTCCTGCGCGTGCCCGGCTACTACCCGCACACCCAGGAACCTGCCGCGGTCAACGCGGCCCTGCGGGAACTGTGGGACGGGCGACCGTCAGCGTGA